A window of Microbispora hainanensis genomic DNA:
GGCCCGATCGGCCAGCGACGCCAGCCCGAAGCCGCGCGAGCCGTCGTCCCGGCCCGTTCCGTCGTCGCTGACCACGAGCGCCACCCGGCCGTCGCCGAACGTCAGCGTGCCGTGCACGTGCTCGGCCTTCGCGTGCCGCAGCGCGTTGGTGAGGCCCTCCTGCAGCACCCGATAGAGGACGAGCTCGGTGTCGGCCTCCAGGCGCCGCTCCTCGCCCCGCACCTCGAAGCTCACGCTGATACCGGTGCCGTCGAACGACGCCGCGAGCCGTTCGAGCGCGGCGCTGCCGACGCGGCCGTCGAGCGCGAGCGGCCGCAGCGCCCGCACCCAGCGCCGCGCGTCGGCCAGCGCCTCCACGGTGAGCTCCTTGGCCTGGCGGACCTCCGCCCAGGCGGCCTCGGGGCGGCGCTCGCGGAACCGCTCGGCGTTCTCCAGGCCCATCTTGATGACGGTGAGGTGATGGCCGACCGAGTCGTGCATCTCCGCCGCCATCCGCGCCCGTTCCTCGGCGACGGCCAGCTCCCTGATCCGCTCCAGCAACCCCTGGGCCTCCTCGCGCCTGCGCCGCGCCTCGCGTATGGACGCCACCATGCCCAGGACGAACGCGGAGAACGCCGCCATCCAGGCGGCCTGGACCAGGCCGTCGGCGATGGTGTCGCCGACGAGCGGAGGCGTGACGGCGCACAGGACCACGACGCCCGACAGGATGGCCGTCGCGACGCGCATGCCGTACAG
This region includes:
- a CDS encoding sensor histidine kinase, giving the protein MARFDWLRDADRPFLFNVVFWAMTALLAASLTQWVAAGPAARPQVVLFGANLVLLAVLWPVLPWNPARGRHWVAPLFLAATIMLGFTGSRQTHLPLILIAVADLAFLYGMRVATAILSGVVVLCAVTPPLVGDTIADGLVQAAWMAAFSAFVLGMVASIREARRRREEAQGLLERIRELAVAEERARMAAEMHDSVGHHLTVIKMGLENAERFRERRPEAAWAEVRQAKELTVEALADARRWVRALRPLALDGRVGSAALERLAASFDGTGISVSFEVRGEERRLEADTELVLYRVLQEGLTNALRHAKAEHVHGTLTFGDGRVALVVSDDGTGRDDGSRGFGLASLADRARALGGTLAGGNRPGGGFELRAELPLAGVRA